TTTTTACTCTAGTTTATCACAATACTATTTTTGTCACAGATAGTTTCGTCATCAGTTTTGGGCATTCAGTCCGATACTTGACTAAATGCTCGAAATTCTTTAGCTGTCACACCAAAGTGCTGAACTAGTTGTCGATTCATTGTTCGCAATCCAGAAAATCCATGACGTTGAGCAATTTCCGTCTGCGTTAATGAAAGGTTGAGTAAGTCTTTTCTAGCTTTTTGACAACGGATAAAGGAAACATACTCCCCCAATGTCATGCCTAAATTTTCTTTTAGCATCTGAGCAGTATATCCTCTGGAGAGATGCAACAGTCGCGCAATATCTTCAAGTGAGATTTCACTGTTATAATAAGTATCTACATAGTCTACAACAGCATGAATTCTCTCGACCATCTCATTTGTTAAAGCAATTTTTGATAAGGGAATTGCTGTTGTAAAAAAATTTTTTAAGAGAATATGTAGAATTTCTAAGATTACAATATGAACCTGCAATCGATAGAGTTGTTCATTTTCCTTATGAAGATCATAGAGTTTTTCCATCCGTGGAAAAAGTTCTATTTGATAGATTTCCCACTGCTCTTTCGTAAAACTTTCTTGGGAATTCAGGATAAAACTTCCTTTCTCAATATCAGGATATAAACTTTTAACAAAATGAAAGGGGTACTGTATGGATACAGCTCGTCTTTTTCCAATTGATGTTAAACTTTGATTGAAATGAGGAGACATACTATTTGCCATCCAGATTCGTCCCGTTTCCGCTTCGAATGTCTCTCCAGCAACTCCTATCTTACTCAGGGGCCATTCAAGCATAGCATTGACTTCTATGGATCTATGCCAGTGTGGGGGAGTATTCGCTGGCATCTGTTCATTGTGAATAATGACTTTAACGGGTAGAAAATCATCTGTCATGATTGCTTCGTGTTTCATCTTTACCCCTTTCTCTAAAAAATTATACCATTTCAGCTAAGAATTTTTTGACTTTGTTTAAAGTATACCATTTTCAAAACCTACATAACAAGCTTCGTCAGTGGAGGATCGCCTGAAAAATGGATGCGACTGAAAGCTCCTCCATCATTTATCCGTGAGGACACAAGAAGAGCACCTCACTAGGTGAAGTGCTCTTCTTTTCTATAGAACTACCAATTTCCCTTGTTTTAGTTTTATCTTCCTTGAAAAGATAACGATAATCAACTATTCAATCGGTCTCTAGGTCGCTTGGTCTTTCACCCAATCGAATAAACTCCGTTCTTATGATGACTGTATCTTTCGAGCTCTCTTCCAAAGACATTGAATTGCCATTCACAACCATTGAGTAAGCTCAAGTTGAAACCTTTAAATGTTAGGTTATCAGTCATCCATAGATTTTTAAAGGAATCGTCACTCAGTACCTTAACTTCATATCTCCTTTTTCTTAAGTAATTCAAGGTGCTGTTTCATATCTTAATTCTCAAATGCTTTATCCAAGGCAATCTGTAAATCTTCAATTAAATCCTTAACGTTCTCTAAGCCGATAGATAATCGAATCTGGCTTGGATTGATACCACAAGCGAGTAAGTCTTCTTCAGACATCTGACCATGAGTTGTTGTAGCAGGATGAACCACTAATGATTTTGCATCTGCAACGTTCGCTAAGTTGGAGAAGATTTCTAAGTTATCGATTACCCTACGAGCTTCTACTGCACCGCCCTCAACTTCAAAGCTAAAGATAGAACTGGCTCCTAGTGGCAAATACTTCTGAGCTAAACCATAATAGGGACTTGAAGGCAAACTAGCATAATTCACTTTCCTTACTTTAGGGTGTTTCTCTAAATATTCAGCTACTGCCTTCGCATTTTCGACATGGCGTTCCACACGTAAGGATAGGGTTTCTAAGCCTTGTGTTAGGAGGAAGGCATTAAACGGCGAGATACTAGCTCCTGTATCACGGAGCAACTGTGTACGAACAGCTGTGATAAAAGCTGCTGCCCCGACATCTTTCGTGTAAGACAATCCATGATAAGACGGATCAGGTTCCACAAACTGTGGGAATTTACCAGACGCTTCCCAATCAAAGCGACCAGAGTCAACAATCACACCACCAATCGTCGTTCCATGACCACCGATAAACTTGGTGGCAGAATGAATAGCGATATCAACCCCATGAGAGAAAACATTGATGAGATAGGGCGTTCCAAAGGTATTATCAACAACTAATGGAATCTGATGTTTATGAGCAATCTCAGCTAATTTCTCCAAATCTGCGACATTCCCAAGAGGATTGCCTAGGGTTTCAGCCAAAAGAAACTTTGTATTTTCCTGAATGGCTTGGTCGATTG
The window above is part of the Streptococcus himalayensis genome. Proteins encoded here:
- a CDS encoding helix-turn-helix transcriptional regulator; amino-acid sequence: MKHEAIMTDDFLPVKVIIHNEQMPANTPPHWHRSIEVNAMLEWPLSKIGVAGETFEAETGRIWMANSMSPHFNQSLTSIGKRRAVSIQYPFHFVKSLYPDIEKGSFILNSQESFTKEQWEIYQIELFPRMEKLYDLHKENEQLYRLQVHIVILEILHILLKNFFTTAIPLSKIALTNEMVERIHAVVDYVDTYYNSEISLEDIARLLHLSRGYTAQMLKENLGMTLGEYVSFIRCQKARKDLLNLSLTQTEIAQRHGFSGLRTMNRQLVQHFGVTAKEFRAFSQVSD
- a CDS encoding O-acetylhomoserine aminocarboxypropyltransferase/cysteine synthase family protein produces the protein MAREYSFETKQLHAGQGIDPTTKSRAVPIYQTTSFVFDSAQEAEDIFALRKPANIYTRITNPTTAVFEERMAVLEGGVGSLATASGMAAITYTALALAHAGDHIVSAMTVYGGTFNLLSETLPRYGITTNFVDVADYEAIDQAIQENTKFLLAETLGNPLGNVADLEKLAEIAHKHQIPLVVDNTFGTPYLINVFSHGVDIAIHSATKFIGGHGTTIGGVIVDSGRFDWEASGKFPQFVEPDPSYHGLSYTKDVGAAAFITAVRTQLLRDTGASISPFNAFLLTQGLETLSLRVERHVENAKAVAEYLEKHPKVRKVNYASLPSSPYYGLAQKYLPLGASSIFSFEVEGGAVEARRVIDNLEIFSNLANVADAKSLVVHPATTTHGQMSEEDLLACGINPSQIRLSIGLENVKDLIEDLQIALDKAFEN